In Nomascus leucogenys isolate Asia chromosome 8, Asia_NLE_v1, whole genome shotgun sequence, a single genomic region encodes these proteins:
- the FMNL3 gene encoding formin-like protein 3 isoform X3, with protein sequence MGNLESAEGGPGEPPSVPLLLPPGKMPMPEPCELEERFALVLSSMNLPPDKARLLRQYDNEKKWDLICDQERFQVKNPPHTYIQKLQSFLDPSVTRKKFRRRVQESTKVLRELEISLRTNHIGWVREFLNDENKGLDVLVDYLSFAQCSVMFDFEGLESGDDGAFDKLRSWSRSIEDLQPPSALSAPFTNSLARSARQSVLRYSTLPGRRALKNSRLVSQKDDVHVCILCLRAIMNYQYGFNLVMSHPHAVNEIALSLNNKNPRTKALVLELLAAVCLVRGGHEIILAAFDNFKEVCKELHRFEKLMEYFRNEDSNIDFMVACMQFINIVVHSVEDMNFRVHLQYEFTKLGLEEFLQSRHTESEKLQVQIQAYLDNVFDVGGLLEDAETKNVALEKVEELEEHVSHLTEKLLDLENENMMRVAELEKQLLQREKELESIKETYENTSHQVHTLRRLIKEKEEAFQRRCHLEPSVRGLESVDSEALARVGPAELSEGMPPSDLDLLAPAPPPEEVLPLPPPPAPPLPPPPPPLPDKCPPAPPLPGAAPSVVLTVGLSAIRIKKPIKTKFRLPVFNWTALKPNQISGTVFSELDDEKILEDLDLDKFEELFKTKAQGPALDLICSKNKTAQKAASKVTLLEANRAKNLAITLRKAGRSAEEICRAIHTFDLQTLPVDFVECLMRFLPTEAEVKLLRQYERERQPLEELAAEDRFMLLFSKVERLTQRMAGMAFLGNFQDNLQMLTPQLNAIIAASASVKSSQKLKQMLEIILALGNYMNSSKRGAVYGFKLQSLDLLLDTKSTDRKMTLLHFIALTVKEKYPDLANFWHELHFVEKAAAVSLENVLLDVKELGRGMELIRRECSIHDNSVLRNFLSTNEGKLDKLQRDAKTAEEAYNAVVRYFGESPKTTPPSVFFPVFVRFIRSYKEAEQENEARKKQEEVMREKQLAQEAKKLDAKTPSQRNKWQQQELIAELRRRQAKEHRPVYEGKDGTIEDIITVLKSVPFTARTAKRGSRFFCDAAHHDESNC encoded by the exons AGCTCCATGAACCTGCCTCCAGACAAGGCCCGGCTCCTGCGGCAGTATGACAATGAGAAGAAATGGGATCTGATCTGTGACCAG GAGCGATTCCAGGTGAAGAACCCTCCCCACACTTACATTCAGAAACTCCAGAGCTTCTTGGACCCCAGTGTAACTCGGAAG AAGTTCAGGAGGAGGGTGCAGGAGTCAACCAAAGTACTAAGGGAGCTGGAGATCTCTCTTCGCACCAACCACATTGG GTGGGTGCGGGAATTTCTGAATGATGAAAACAAAGGCCTGGATGTGCTGGTGGATTACCTGTCCTTTGCCCAGTGTTCTGTCAT GTTTGACTTTGAGGGTCTGGAGAGTGGTGACGATGGTGCATTTGACAAACTCCGGTCCTGGAGCAGGTCAATCGAGGACCTGCAGCCACCCAGCGCCCTGTCGGCCCCCTTCACCAACAGCCTCGCTCGCTCTGCGCGCCAGTCTGTGCTCCG GTATAGCACTCTCCCTGGGCGCAGGGCCCTGAAGAACTCCCGCCTAGTGAGCCAGAAGGATGACGTCCATGTCTGTATCCTTTGTCTCAGAGCCATCATGAACTATCAG TACGGATTCAACCTGGTCATGTCCCACCCCCATGCTGTCAATGAGATTGCACTTAGCCTAAATAACAAGAATCCAAG GACCAAAGCCCTTGTCTTAGAGCTTCTGGCAGCTGTGTGTTTGGTGCGAGGAGGTCACGAAATCATCCTTGCTGCCTTTGACAATTTCAAAGAG GTATGCAAGGAGCTGCACCGCTTTGAGAAGCTGATGGAATATTTCCGGAATGAGGACAGCAACATTGACTTCATG GTGGCCTGCATGCAGTTCATCAACATCGTGGTGCACTCGGTAGAGGACATGAACTTCCGGGTCCACCTGCAGTATGAGTTTACCAAGCTGGGGCTAGAGGAGTTCCTGCAG TCAAGGCACACAGAGAGCGAGAAGCTGCAGGTGCAGATTCAGGCATATCTGGACAACGTGTTTGATGTCGGGGGTTTGTTGGAGGATGCTGAGACCAAGAATGTAGCCCTGGAGAAGGTGGAGGAGTTGGAGGAGCATGTGTCCCAT CTCACAGAGAAGCTTCTGGACCTAGAGAATGAAAACATGATGCGGGTGGCAGAGCTAGAGAAGCAGCTGCTGCAACGGGAGAAGGAACTAGAGAGCATCAAG GAGACATACGAGAACACAAGCCACCAGGTACACACTCTGCGGAGGCTCAttaaagagaaggaggaggcctTCCAGCGTCGATGCCATTTGGAGCCAAGTGTCCGGGGCCTGGAGTCTGTGGACAGTGAGGCCCTGGCCAGAGTAGGCCCTGCAGAGCTGAGTGAGGGCATGCCACCCTCCGACCTGGACCTTCTGGCTCCAGCCCCACCCCCTGAGGAggtcctgcctcttcctccaccaCCAGCTCCGCCCTtgccccctccacctcccccgTTACCAG ACAAGtgtcccccagccccacctctcccTGGTGCTGCCCCCTCTGTGGTGTTGACAGTGGGTCTGTCAG CCATTCGAATTAAGAAACCTATCAAGACCAAGTTCCGGCTGCCTGTCTTCAACTGGACAGCACTGAAACCCAACCAGATCAGTGGCACTGTCTTCAGCGAACTTGATGATGAGAAGATCTTGGAG GACCTGGATCTTGATAAGTTTGAAGAATTATTCAAGACAAAAGCGCAGGGCCCTGCCCTTGACCTCATCTGCTCCAAAAACAAGACAGCGCAAAAAGCTGCCAGCAAGGTGACTCTGTTGGAAGCCAATCGTGCCAAGAACCTGGCCATCACCCTACGCAAGGCTGGCCGCTCCGCTGAGGAGATCTGCAGGGCCATTCATAC gTTTGACTTGCAGACACTACCTGTGGACTTCGTGGAGTGCCTGATGCGCTTCCTGCCCACAGAGGCTGAGGTAAAGCTGCTGCGGCAATATGAGCGTGAGCGGCAGCCCCTGGAGGAGTTGGCAGCCGAGGACCGCTTCATGCTGCTCTTCAGCAAGGTGGAACGGCTGACCCAACGAATGGCTGGCATGGCCTTCCTGGGGAACTTCCAGGATAACCTGCAGATGCTCACACCG CAACTCAATGCCATCATTGCGGCGTCCGCTTCCGTCAAGTCTTCACAGAAGCTGAAGCAGATGTTGGAG ATCATACTTGCACTGGGGAACTACATGAACAGCAGCAAGCGGGGAGCTGTGTATGGCTTCAAGCTTCAGAGCCTGGATCTG CTGTTGGATACCAAGTCCACTGACCGGAAGATGACACTGCTTCATTTCATCGCCTTGACGGTGAAGGAGAAATACCCAGACCTGGCTAACTTCTGGCATGAGCTGCACTTTGTTGAGAAGGCTGCAGCAG TGTCCCTGGAGAACGTGCTGCTGGACGTGAAGGAGCTGGGCCGGGGCATGGAGCTGATTCGGCGTGAGTGCAGCATCCATGACAACAGCGTCCTCCGGAACTTTCTCAGTACCAACGAAGGCAAACTAGACAAGCTCCAGCGGGATGCAAAGACGGCTGAG gagGCCTACAATGCAGTTGTGCGCTACTTTGGCGAGAGCCCCAAAACTACACCTCCTTCTGTATTCTTCCCAGTATTTGTCCGATTCATTCGTTCTTACAAG GAAGCAGAACAAGAGAATGAAGCCCGCAAGAAGCAAGAGGAGGTAATGCGGGAGAAGCAGCTGGCTCAGGAAGCCAAGAAActggatgccaag ACCCCATCCCAGCGGAACAAGTGGCAACAGCAGGAGTTAATAGCAGAGTTGAGGCGGCGCCAGGCCAAGGAACACCGGCCTGTTTATGAGGGGAAGGATGGTACCATCGAGGACATCATCACAG TGCTGAAGAGTGTCCCTTTCACGGCCCGTACTGCCAAGCGGGGCTCACGCTTCTTCTGTGATGCAGCCCACCATGATGAGTCAAACTGTTAG
- the FMNL3 gene encoding formin-like protein 3 isoform X7 translates to MGNLESAEGGPGEPPSVPLLLPPGKMPMPEPCELEERFALVLSSMNLPPDKARLLRQYDNEKKWDLICDQERFQVKNPPHTYIQKLQSFLDPSVTRKKFRRRVQESTKVLRELEISLRTNHIGWVREFLNDENKGLDVLVDYLSFAQCSVMYSTLPGRRALKNSRLVSQKDDVHVCILCLRAIMNYQYGFNLVMSHPHAVNEIALSLNNKNPRTKALVLELLAAVCLVRGGHEIILAAFDNFKEVCKELHRFEKLMEYFRNEDSNIDFMVACMQFINIVVHSVEDMNFRVHLQYEFTKLGLEEFLQKSRHTESEKLQVQIQAYLDNVFDVGGLLEDAETKNVALEKVEELEEHVSHLTEKLLDLENENMMRVAELEKQLLQREKELESIKETYENTSHQVHTLRRLIKEKEEAFQRRCHLEPSVRGLESVDSEALARVGPAELSEGMPPSDLDLLAPAPPPEEVLPLPPPPAPPLPPPPPPLPDKCPPAPPLPGAAPSVVLTVGLSAIRIKKPIKTKFRLPVFNWTALKPNQISGTVFSELDDEKILEDLDLDKFEELFKTKAQGPALDLICSKNKTAQKAASKVTLLEANRAKNLAITLRKAGRSAEEICRAIHTFDLQTLPVDFVECLMRFLPTEAEVKLLRQYERERQPLEELAAEDRFMLLFSKVERLTQRMAGMAFLGNFQDNLQMLTPQLNAIIAASASVKSSQKLKQMLEIILALGNYMNSSKRGAVYGFKLQSLDLLLDTKSTDRKMTLLHFIALTVKEKYPDLANFWHELHFVEKAAAVSLENVLLDVKELGRGMELIRRECSIHDNSVLRNFLSTNEGKLDKLQRDAKTAEEAYNAVVRYFGESPKTTPPSVFFPVFVRFIRSYKEAEQENEARKKQEEVMREKQLAQEAKKLDAKTPSQRNKWQQQELIAELRRRQAKEHRPVYEGKDGTIEDIITGLHCQPMVVRHQARSAAPPSGPPRAPGPH, encoded by the exons AGCTCCATGAACCTGCCTCCAGACAAGGCCCGGCTCCTGCGGCAGTATGACAATGAGAAGAAATGGGATCTGATCTGTGACCAG GAGCGATTCCAGGTGAAGAACCCTCCCCACACTTACATTCAGAAACTCCAGAGCTTCTTGGACCCCAGTGTAACTCGGAAG AAGTTCAGGAGGAGGGTGCAGGAGTCAACCAAAGTACTAAGGGAGCTGGAGATCTCTCTTCGCACCAACCACATTGG GTGGGTGCGGGAATTTCTGAATGATGAAAACAAAGGCCTGGATGTGCTGGTGGATTACCTGTCCTTTGCCCAGTGTTCTGTCAT GTATAGCACTCTCCCTGGGCGCAGGGCCCTGAAGAACTCCCGCCTAGTGAGCCAGAAGGATGACGTCCATGTCTGTATCCTTTGTCTCAGAGCCATCATGAACTATCAG TACGGATTCAACCTGGTCATGTCCCACCCCCATGCTGTCAATGAGATTGCACTTAGCCTAAATAACAAGAATCCAAG GACCAAAGCCCTTGTCTTAGAGCTTCTGGCAGCTGTGTGTTTGGTGCGAGGAGGTCACGAAATCATCCTTGCTGCCTTTGACAATTTCAAAGAG GTATGCAAGGAGCTGCACCGCTTTGAGAAGCTGATGGAATATTTCCGGAATGAGGACAGCAACATTGACTTCATG GTGGCCTGCATGCAGTTCATCAACATCGTGGTGCACTCGGTAGAGGACATGAACTTCCGGGTCCACCTGCAGTATGAGTTTACCAAGCTGGGGCTAGAGGAGTTCCTGCAG AAGTCAAGGCACACAGAGAGCGAGAAGCTGCAGGTGCAGATTCAGGCATATCTGGACAACGTGTTTGATGTCGGGGGTTTGTTGGAGGATGCTGAGACCAAGAATGTAGCCCTGGAGAAGGTGGAGGAGTTGGAGGAGCATGTGTCCCAT CTCACAGAGAAGCTTCTGGACCTAGAGAATGAAAACATGATGCGGGTGGCAGAGCTAGAGAAGCAGCTGCTGCAACGGGAGAAGGAACTAGAGAGCATCAAG GAGACATACGAGAACACAAGCCACCAGGTACACACTCTGCGGAGGCTCAttaaagagaaggaggaggcctTCCAGCGTCGATGCCATTTGGAGCCAAGTGTCCGGGGCCTGGAGTCTGTGGACAGTGAGGCCCTGGCCAGAGTAGGCCCTGCAGAGCTGAGTGAGGGCATGCCACCCTCCGACCTGGACCTTCTGGCTCCAGCCCCACCCCCTGAGGAggtcctgcctcttcctccaccaCCAGCTCCGCCCTtgccccctccacctcccccgTTACCAG ACAAGtgtcccccagccccacctctcccTGGTGCTGCCCCCTCTGTGGTGTTGACAGTGGGTCTGTCAG CCATTCGAATTAAGAAACCTATCAAGACCAAGTTCCGGCTGCCTGTCTTCAACTGGACAGCACTGAAACCCAACCAGATCAGTGGCACTGTCTTCAGCGAACTTGATGATGAGAAGATCTTGGAG GACCTGGATCTTGATAAGTTTGAAGAATTATTCAAGACAAAAGCGCAGGGCCCTGCCCTTGACCTCATCTGCTCCAAAAACAAGACAGCGCAAAAAGCTGCCAGCAAGGTGACTCTGTTGGAAGCCAATCGTGCCAAGAACCTGGCCATCACCCTACGCAAGGCTGGCCGCTCCGCTGAGGAGATCTGCAGGGCCATTCATAC gTTTGACTTGCAGACACTACCTGTGGACTTCGTGGAGTGCCTGATGCGCTTCCTGCCCACAGAGGCTGAGGTAAAGCTGCTGCGGCAATATGAGCGTGAGCGGCAGCCCCTGGAGGAGTTGGCAGCCGAGGACCGCTTCATGCTGCTCTTCAGCAAGGTGGAACGGCTGACCCAACGAATGGCTGGCATGGCCTTCCTGGGGAACTTCCAGGATAACCTGCAGATGCTCACACCG CAACTCAATGCCATCATTGCGGCGTCCGCTTCCGTCAAGTCTTCACAGAAGCTGAAGCAGATGTTGGAG ATCATACTTGCACTGGGGAACTACATGAACAGCAGCAAGCGGGGAGCTGTGTATGGCTTCAAGCTTCAGAGCCTGGATCTG CTGTTGGATACCAAGTCCACTGACCGGAAGATGACACTGCTTCATTTCATCGCCTTGACGGTGAAGGAGAAATACCCAGACCTGGCTAACTTCTGGCATGAGCTGCACTTTGTTGAGAAGGCTGCAGCAG TGTCCCTGGAGAACGTGCTGCTGGACGTGAAGGAGCTGGGCCGGGGCATGGAGCTGATTCGGCGTGAGTGCAGCATCCATGACAACAGCGTCCTCCGGAACTTTCTCAGTACCAACGAAGGCAAACTAGACAAGCTCCAGCGGGATGCAAAGACGGCTGAG gagGCCTACAATGCAGTTGTGCGCTACTTTGGCGAGAGCCCCAAAACTACACCTCCTTCTGTATTCTTCCCAGTATTTGTCCGATTCATTCGTTCTTACAAG GAAGCAGAACAAGAGAATGAAGCCCGCAAGAAGCAAGAGGAGGTAATGCGGGAGAAGCAGCTGGCTCAGGAAGCCAAGAAActggatgccaag ACCCCATCCCAGCGGAACAAGTGGCAACAGCAGGAGTTAATAGCAGAGTTGAGGCGGCGCCAGGCCAAGGAACACCGGCCTGTTTATGAGGGGAAGGATGGTACCATCGAGGACATCATCACAG GCCTCCACTGCCAGCCTATGGTTGTTCGCCACCAAGCCAGGAGTGCTGCACCGCCCAGTGGTCCCCCTCGGGC
- the FMNL3 gene encoding formin-like protein 3 isoform X6: MGNLESAEGGPGEPPSVPLLLPPGKMPMPEPCELEERFALVLSSMNLPPDKARLLRQYDNEKKWDLICDQERFQVKNPPHTYIQKLQSFLDPSVTRKKFRRRVQESTKVLRELEISLRTNHIGWVREFLNDENKGLDVLVDYLSFAQCSVMYSTLPGRRALKNSRLVSQKDDVHVCILCLRAIMNYQYGFNLVMSHPHAVNEIALSLNNKNPRTKALVLELLAAVCLVRGGHEIILAAFDNFKEVCKELHRFEKLMEYFRNEDSNIDFMVACMQFINIVVHSVEDMNFRVHLQYEFTKLGLEEFLQKSRHTESEKLQVQIQAYLDNVFDVGGLLEDAETKNVALEKVEELEEHVSHLTEKLLDLENENMMRVAELEKQLLQREKELESIKETYENTSHQVHTLRRLIKEKEEAFQRRCHLEPSVRGLESVDSEALARVGPAELSEGMPPSDLDLLAPAPPPEEVLPLPPPPAPPLPPPPPPLPDKCPPAPPLPGAAPSVVLTVGLSAIRIKKPIKTKFRLPVFNWTALKPNQISGTVFSELDDEKILEDLDLDKFEELFKTKAQGPALDLICSKNKTAQKAASKVTLLEANRAKNLAITLRKAGRSAEEICRAIHTFDLQTLPVDFVECLMRFLPTEAEVKLLRQYERERQPLEELAAEDRFMLLFSKVERLTQRMAGMAFLGNFQDNLQMLTPQLNAIIAASASVKSSQKLKQMLEIILALGNYMNSSKRGAVYGFKLQSLDLLLDTKSTDRKMTLLHFIALTVKEKYPDLANFWHELHFVEKAAAVSLENVLLDVKELGRGMELIRRECSIHDNSVLRNFLSTNEGKLDKLQRDAKTAEEAYNAVVRYFGESPKTTPPSVFFPVFVRFIRSYKEAEQENEARKKQEEVMREKQLAQEAKKLDAKTPSQRNKWQQQELIAELRRRQAKEHRPVYEGKDGTIEDIITVLKSVPFTARTAKRGSRFFCDAAHHDESNC; this comes from the exons AGCTCCATGAACCTGCCTCCAGACAAGGCCCGGCTCCTGCGGCAGTATGACAATGAGAAGAAATGGGATCTGATCTGTGACCAG GAGCGATTCCAGGTGAAGAACCCTCCCCACACTTACATTCAGAAACTCCAGAGCTTCTTGGACCCCAGTGTAACTCGGAAG AAGTTCAGGAGGAGGGTGCAGGAGTCAACCAAAGTACTAAGGGAGCTGGAGATCTCTCTTCGCACCAACCACATTGG GTGGGTGCGGGAATTTCTGAATGATGAAAACAAAGGCCTGGATGTGCTGGTGGATTACCTGTCCTTTGCCCAGTGTTCTGTCAT GTATAGCACTCTCCCTGGGCGCAGGGCCCTGAAGAACTCCCGCCTAGTGAGCCAGAAGGATGACGTCCATGTCTGTATCCTTTGTCTCAGAGCCATCATGAACTATCAG TACGGATTCAACCTGGTCATGTCCCACCCCCATGCTGTCAATGAGATTGCACTTAGCCTAAATAACAAGAATCCAAG GACCAAAGCCCTTGTCTTAGAGCTTCTGGCAGCTGTGTGTTTGGTGCGAGGAGGTCACGAAATCATCCTTGCTGCCTTTGACAATTTCAAAGAG GTATGCAAGGAGCTGCACCGCTTTGAGAAGCTGATGGAATATTTCCGGAATGAGGACAGCAACATTGACTTCATG GTGGCCTGCATGCAGTTCATCAACATCGTGGTGCACTCGGTAGAGGACATGAACTTCCGGGTCCACCTGCAGTATGAGTTTACCAAGCTGGGGCTAGAGGAGTTCCTGCAG AAGTCAAGGCACACAGAGAGCGAGAAGCTGCAGGTGCAGATTCAGGCATATCTGGACAACGTGTTTGATGTCGGGGGTTTGTTGGAGGATGCTGAGACCAAGAATGTAGCCCTGGAGAAGGTGGAGGAGTTGGAGGAGCATGTGTCCCAT CTCACAGAGAAGCTTCTGGACCTAGAGAATGAAAACATGATGCGGGTGGCAGAGCTAGAGAAGCAGCTGCTGCAACGGGAGAAGGAACTAGAGAGCATCAAG GAGACATACGAGAACACAAGCCACCAGGTACACACTCTGCGGAGGCTCAttaaagagaaggaggaggcctTCCAGCGTCGATGCCATTTGGAGCCAAGTGTCCGGGGCCTGGAGTCTGTGGACAGTGAGGCCCTGGCCAGAGTAGGCCCTGCAGAGCTGAGTGAGGGCATGCCACCCTCCGACCTGGACCTTCTGGCTCCAGCCCCACCCCCTGAGGAggtcctgcctcttcctccaccaCCAGCTCCGCCCTtgccccctccacctcccccgTTACCAG ACAAGtgtcccccagccccacctctcccTGGTGCTGCCCCCTCTGTGGTGTTGACAGTGGGTCTGTCAG CCATTCGAATTAAGAAACCTATCAAGACCAAGTTCCGGCTGCCTGTCTTCAACTGGACAGCACTGAAACCCAACCAGATCAGTGGCACTGTCTTCAGCGAACTTGATGATGAGAAGATCTTGGAG GACCTGGATCTTGATAAGTTTGAAGAATTATTCAAGACAAAAGCGCAGGGCCCTGCCCTTGACCTCATCTGCTCCAAAAACAAGACAGCGCAAAAAGCTGCCAGCAAGGTGACTCTGTTGGAAGCCAATCGTGCCAAGAACCTGGCCATCACCCTACGCAAGGCTGGCCGCTCCGCTGAGGAGATCTGCAGGGCCATTCATAC gTTTGACTTGCAGACACTACCTGTGGACTTCGTGGAGTGCCTGATGCGCTTCCTGCCCACAGAGGCTGAGGTAAAGCTGCTGCGGCAATATGAGCGTGAGCGGCAGCCCCTGGAGGAGTTGGCAGCCGAGGACCGCTTCATGCTGCTCTTCAGCAAGGTGGAACGGCTGACCCAACGAATGGCTGGCATGGCCTTCCTGGGGAACTTCCAGGATAACCTGCAGATGCTCACACCG CAACTCAATGCCATCATTGCGGCGTCCGCTTCCGTCAAGTCTTCACAGAAGCTGAAGCAGATGTTGGAG ATCATACTTGCACTGGGGAACTACATGAACAGCAGCAAGCGGGGAGCTGTGTATGGCTTCAAGCTTCAGAGCCTGGATCTG CTGTTGGATACCAAGTCCACTGACCGGAAGATGACACTGCTTCATTTCATCGCCTTGACGGTGAAGGAGAAATACCCAGACCTGGCTAACTTCTGGCATGAGCTGCACTTTGTTGAGAAGGCTGCAGCAG TGTCCCTGGAGAACGTGCTGCTGGACGTGAAGGAGCTGGGCCGGGGCATGGAGCTGATTCGGCGTGAGTGCAGCATCCATGACAACAGCGTCCTCCGGAACTTTCTCAGTACCAACGAAGGCAAACTAGACAAGCTCCAGCGGGATGCAAAGACGGCTGAG gagGCCTACAATGCAGTTGTGCGCTACTTTGGCGAGAGCCCCAAAACTACACCTCCTTCTGTATTCTTCCCAGTATTTGTCCGATTCATTCGTTCTTACAAG GAAGCAGAACAAGAGAATGAAGCCCGCAAGAAGCAAGAGGAGGTAATGCGGGAGAAGCAGCTGGCTCAGGAAGCCAAGAAActggatgccaag ACCCCATCCCAGCGGAACAAGTGGCAACAGCAGGAGTTAATAGCAGAGTTGAGGCGGCGCCAGGCCAAGGAACACCGGCCTGTTTATGAGGGGAAGGATGGTACCATCGAGGACATCATCACAG TGCTGAAGAGTGTCCCTTTCACGGCCCGTACTGCCAAGCGGGGCTCACGCTTCTTCTGTGATGCAGCCCACCATGATGAGTCAAACTGTTAG